One stretch of Priestia megaterium DNA includes these proteins:
- a CDS encoding Crp/Fnr family transcriptional regulator, which translates to MMAILFNHENNFKNYLMYGKRQYMKQKNVVYEQGDIGEGFYYLDSGLIKVHTSTPLGKERVLNIVLPGQLLGVQAMDQQAHFTTATTVKDSVLYYFSYDDFKTLITLHPPILNLITKSIIQKMHILAEQINLNTLTTEQQIAAVLLNIYHDFKNYEIPLTQKDLATCTGLTRVTVYKTLKKWKEKKLIDSKNKRFLIKNPDLLKNYLFH; encoded by the coding sequence ATTATGGCTATTCTCTTCAATCATGAAAATAATTTCAAAAACTACTTAATGTACGGAAAAAGGCAATATATGAAACAAAAAAATGTGGTATATGAACAAGGAGACATAGGAGAAGGATTTTATTACCTGGACAGTGGATTAATTAAAGTCCATACCTCTACCCCATTAGGGAAAGAGCGTGTATTAAACATTGTATTGCCAGGTCAATTGTTGGGAGTTCAAGCAATGGACCAACAAGCTCATTTCACTACTGCTACTACGGTAAAAGATTCTGTACTATATTATTTTAGTTATGACGATTTCAAAACGCTTATAACTCTCCATCCGCCCATACTAAACCTTATTACAAAGAGTATTATTCAAAAAATGCATATCTTAGCCGAACAAATTAATTTAAATACATTAACTACCGAACAGCAAATCGCCGCTGTGCTCTTAAACATCTATCATGACTTTAAAAATTATGAAATTCCTTTAACACAAAAGGACTTAGCAACATGTACCGGTTTAACGAGGGTTACTGTTTATAAAACATTAAAAAAATGGAAAGAAAAAAAACTAATAGATAGTAAAAATAAAAGATTTCTAATTAAGAACCCGGATCTGTTAAAAAATTATCTCTTTCATTGA
- a CDS encoding Crp/Fnr family transcriptional regulator, whose product MVNLRYIWRPFLKYGQMIKLEENTTIYYQGEVGKGFYYLDKGSVKITLLTEKGAERTVNYVPEGMLLGENGINKEPYLTTAVTTTPSVLYYFTNEAMLKIYEKEPKAVIHFTNSLLYKFRLLAEIITFLNLPVEQQMAHYLLKLVKENEEFPFNQTSFARYVGTSRITVNKIIQKWSKEKLIELSNQNIYIKNISKLKEIRDQNSKNIGDLDMLMLPLMPL is encoded by the coding sequence ATGGTAAACCTTCGATACATATGGCGTCCCTTTTTAAAGTACGGACAGATGATAAAATTAGAAGAAAACACCACTATCTATTATCAAGGAGAAGTCGGTAAAGGATTTTATTATTTAGATAAAGGAAGTGTAAAGATTACTCTCTTAACTGAGAAAGGAGCAGAACGTACGGTTAATTATGTACCTGAGGGCATGTTATTAGGTGAAAATGGGATTAATAAAGAGCCTTATTTAACAACCGCCGTAACCACAACTCCATCCGTTTTATATTATTTTACTAATGAAGCAATGCTAAAAATATATGAGAAGGAACCGAAGGCAGTAATTCACTTTACAAATTCTCTTCTCTATAAGTTTAGACTGCTAGCAGAAATTATTACGTTTCTTAATCTTCCCGTCGAGCAACAGATGGCTCATTATTTATTAAAGCTCGTAAAAGAAAATGAGGAATTTCCCTTTAATCAAACATCCTTTGCCCGCTACGTTGGGACTTCCCGTATTACTGTGAATAAAATCATTCAAAAATGGAGTAAAGAAAAATTGATTGAGCTGTCTAATCAAAATATCTATATTAAAAACATCAGTAAACTTAAAGAAATAAGAGATCAAAACAGCAAAAATATAGGAGATTTAGATATGCTAATGCTCCCCTTAATGCCATTATAA
- a CDS encoding MepB family protein has product MNEFYNALTYVNENFYEPNHFAIKAIQEEAQNSDYGAGIFQLNSKSVRFRVAKNTPNKVGQFVSFWEKDENHKNQAFSYGKATDLLVINTFTSKKRFGQFVFPKEVLLKQKILKTATTKGKMAIRVYPIWDKPTSKQAIETQKWQLEYFVEMNNINSWPHQELLKLYS; this is encoded by the coding sequence ATGAATGAATTTTATAATGCATTAACATATGTAAATGAGAACTTTTATGAACCAAATCACTTCGCTATAAAAGCTATTCAAGAAGAAGCTCAGAATTCAGATTATGGTGCTGGTATATTTCAACTAAATTCAAAATCTGTACGATTTAGGGTGGCGAAAAATACACCTAATAAGGTAGGGCAGTTTGTATCCTTTTGGGAGAAAGATGAGAATCATAAAAACCAAGCCTTTTCATATGGAAAAGCTACCGATTTATTGGTTATTAATACCTTCACTAGTAAAAAAAGATTTGGACAATTCGTCTTTCCAAAAGAAGTTCTTTTAAAACAAAAAATTCTTAAAACGGCTACCACAAAAGGTAAAATGGCAATTAGAGTGTATCCGATATGGGATAAACCAACTAGCAAACAAGCTATTGAAACACAAAAATGGCAATTAGAATATTTTGTTGAGATGAATAATATCAATAGTTGGCCTCACCAAGAATTATTAAAGCTATATTCCTAA
- a CDS encoding TIGR03943 family putative permease subunit translates to MFRVLILLGFTMIFMHLHATGDISKYINMKYSWISYGTIFLLWFLTIAELVFYMTGSDEKEQGHDHNCDSGCGHSHESPNKWKRRAWYPLYFLPVLTVFFLPVATLDSNIVEAKGFHFPIYDKKDPYSSHQFLQPDTSSFYGEDAYDKMIHKDLKKFSKGKTINLEDEEFLNAMETIYRYPGEFTGKQIKFKGFMYHTKELKDNQYFLFRFGIIHCIADSGVFGMLVQFPDDVSFKNDDWVMVTGEVSTMYYQPFKKTIPIVKVTKVKREEKPDDPYVYRNNQ, encoded by the coding sequence ATGTTTAGAGTTTTGATTTTGTTAGGCTTTACTATGATCTTTATGCACCTTCATGCAACTGGAGATATTTCAAAATATATTAACATGAAATATTCATGGATTTCATATGGAACAATTTTTTTACTGTGGTTTTTAACTATTGCAGAGCTAGTTTTTTATATGACAGGATCTGATGAGAAAGAGCAAGGTCATGACCATAATTGTGACTCCGGATGCGGTCATAGTCATGAATCACCGAACAAGTGGAAAAGACGGGCATGGTACCCTCTTTATTTCTTACCTGTTTTAACCGTCTTCTTTTTGCCTGTAGCTACACTTGATTCAAATATTGTTGAAGCAAAAGGATTTCATTTTCCTATTTATGATAAAAAAGATCCTTACTCCTCACATCAGTTTCTACAACCAGATACGAGTTCTTTTTATGGAGAAGATGCATACGATAAAATGATTCATAAAGATTTAAAAAAGTTTTCAAAAGGGAAAACCATTAATTTAGAAGATGAAGAATTTTTAAATGCGATGGAAACCATTTATCGATATCCTGGTGAGTTTACTGGAAAACAAATTAAGTTTAAGGGATTTATGTACCACACCAAAGAATTAAAAGACAATCAGTACTTTTTATTTCGTTTTGGAATCATTCATTGTATAGCTGATTCAGGCGTATTTGGTATGTTAGTTCAATTTCCGGATGATGTATCATTTAAAAATGATGATTGGGTAATGGTAACTGGTGAAGTAAGTACGATGTATTATCAACCATTTAAAAAGACAATCCCCATTGTAAAAGTAACAAAAGTAAAACGTGAAGAAAAACCAGATGATCCTTATGTATATCGTAATAATCAATAA
- a CDS encoding permease, whose translation MSSSLLQMNTIFISILIEALPFILLGVIISGIIQIFVTDEMMAKAIPKNKFGAIVLASVIGALFPACECGIVPITRRLMAKGVPLYAAIPFMLTGPIINPVVLFATFVAFGNDWKIMIERGVVAFLVSLIVGLILAFQFKTPQVKNEIHVHTASKKMSEKIGDALKHTIDEFFSVGKFVIIGGLIAAVMQTYVKTSTLMDLGHGVVSSNVVMMGLSYILSLCSSADAFIASSFRSTFNDSAIIAFLVFGPMFDIKNTLMMLSQFKTKFVFSLFVYVFILVLVLSLLIIH comes from the coding sequence ATGAGTTCATCTCTTTTACAAATGAACACCATTTTTATTAGTATTCTAATTGAAGCTTTACCATTTATATTATTAGGTGTAATTATTTCCGGTATTATTCAAATTTTTGTAACGGACGAAATGATGGCAAAAGCTATCCCTAAAAATAAATTTGGCGCAATTGTTCTAGCAAGTGTAATTGGGGCTTTATTTCCAGCTTGTGAATGTGGGATTGTCCCAATTACAAGACGTTTAATGGCAAAAGGTGTTCCCTTATATGCTGCTATTCCGTTCATGTTAACAGGGCCTATTATTAATCCTGTTGTCCTATTCGCGACATTTGTGGCTTTCGGTAATGATTGGAAAATCATGATTGAACGTGGTGTTGTTGCCTTTCTTGTATCTTTAATAGTAGGTTTAATTTTAGCCTTTCAATTTAAAACGCCACAAGTTAAAAATGAAATACATGTACACACTGCTTCCAAGAAGATGAGTGAAAAAATAGGAGATGCTCTTAAACATACTATTGATGAATTCTTTTCTGTTGGAAAATTTGTTATTATCGGTGGGTTAATCGCGGCTGTCATGCAAACTTATGTGAAGACCTCTACCCTGATGGATCTCGGGCACGGAGTAGTATCTTCAAATGTAGTAATGATGGGCCTATCTTATATTTTATCGCTATGTTCTTCAGCTGATGCTTTTATTGCTTCATCGTTTCGAAGTACATTTAATGATAGTGCAATTATAGCCTTTCTAGTATTTGGTCCTATGTTCGATATAAAAAATACATTAATGATGTTGAGCCAATTTAAGACAAAATTTGTTTTCTCACTATTTGTATACGTGTTTATTCTAGTATTAGTCCTATCTCTACTAATCATTCATTAA
- a CDS encoding FAD-dependent monooxygenase, giving the protein MTHKHVPVLIVGGGLSGLTSALFLARHNIDYLLIEKHAGTAMHPKAGGITFRTMEVFRQLGLEAAIRTASEPLDNIRGRIAVETIKSIDPKKLETAEDSQKAIDKERIENFEKVSPSKPASCNQMELEPILLQAAKERKGDIRYNTELIEYQQDDLGVTATIMNRATGMKEIIRSDYLVAADGAKSTIRQYTKIPTTGRGVIGGHYINIYFQADLSHFLKGSQFGWIQILKAEVFGALITVNNLDEWVYHVAYNPSQGESPEDFSEERCCEIIKKAIGVSNLDIVIFSILPWAAAEQTATRFQDNRVFLIGDAAHLMPPAGGFGSNTGIQDAHNLAWKLAAVIHKQAHPRLLQTYHDERHYAAELTTKYASDLLFSAIKKGVSTLNSMDHLAVTVGYKYNSTAIIKENSDTTHRMDQLELNGRPGTRAPHMWLKYQDKCISTLDLIGENFVLFTGEDNSLWRTAARNVSSHLGIPINVYGIGLQGDCVDYNDKWEALYDVTSQGAVLIRPDGFVAWRTKEGESNPPLILKQVMTSILW; this is encoded by the coding sequence ATGACACACAAACACGTTCCTGTTTTAATAGTGGGGGGAGGTCTTAGTGGACTTACCTCTGCTCTTTTTTTGGCACGTCATAACATTGATTATTTACTCATTGAAAAACACGCCGGAACAGCTATGCATCCAAAAGCCGGAGGTATTACATTTCGTACGATGGAAGTATTTAGACAACTTGGACTAGAGGCAGCTATCCGTACTGCTAGTGAACCGTTAGATAATATTCGCGGAAGGATTGCTGTAGAGACAATCAAAAGCATAGACCCTAAGAAATTAGAAACTGCGGAGGACTCCCAAAAGGCTATTGACAAAGAGAGAATAGAAAATTTTGAAAAGGTTAGCCCTTCAAAGCCAGCATCTTGTAATCAAATGGAATTAGAACCTATCCTTCTTCAAGCTGCTAAAGAAAGAAAGGGGGATATACGCTATAATACTGAACTTATAGAGTATCAACAAGACGATTTAGGGGTAACAGCTACTATAATGAATCGAGCGACAGGAATGAAGGAAATTATCCGAAGTGATTATTTAGTTGCGGCAGATGGTGCTAAAAGTACAATTCGTCAATATACAAAAATTCCAACTACCGGAAGAGGCGTCATCGGTGGACATTATATTAATATCTATTTTCAGGCAGATCTGAGTCATTTTCTGAAAGGCAGCCAGTTCGGTTGGATTCAAATCCTAAAGGCAGAAGTATTTGGTGCGCTTATCACCGTTAATAATCTTGATGAATGGGTTTACCACGTGGCCTATAATCCCTCACAGGGAGAAAGTCCGGAAGATTTTTCTGAAGAGCGATGCTGTGAGATTATAAAAAAAGCTATAGGAGTTTCAAATCTTGATATTGTCATCTTTAGTATTTTACCTTGGGCAGCTGCAGAACAGACAGCCACTCGTTTTCAAGATAATCGAGTCTTTCTAATTGGAGACGCAGCTCATCTTATGCCACCTGCTGGCGGATTTGGCTCGAATACAGGTATTCAAGATGCTCATAATTTAGCTTGGAAGCTGGCTGCAGTGATACACAAACAAGCTCATCCACGATTGCTCCAGACTTATCATGATGAAAGACACTATGCTGCAGAATTAACAACGAAATATGCCAGTGATTTGTTATTTAGTGCTATAAAGAAAGGTGTAAGCACCCTCAATAGTATGGATCATCTTGCAGTTACTGTAGGGTATAAATATAACTCAACAGCCATTATCAAGGAAAACTCCGATACAACACATAGAATGGATCAATTAGAACTAAACGGAAGACCAGGTACACGTGCTCCGCATATGTGGTTGAAGTATCAAGATAAGTGTATATCTACCTTAGATTTAATAGGTGAAAATTTCGTTTTATTTACGGGAGAAGATAATAGCCTTTGGCGCACTGCTGCCCGAAATGTATCTTCTCACTTAGGTATCCCTATTAATGTTTATGGTATCGGTTTACAAGGGGATTGTGTTGATTATAATGATAAGTGGGAAGCATTGTACGATGTTACCTCTCAAGGAGCTGTATTGATAAGACCAGACGGTTTTGTAGCATGGCGTACAAAAGAGGGAGAATCAAATCCTCCTCTAATCCTTAAACAAGTCATGACTAGCATACTATGGTAA
- a CDS encoding MarR family winged helix-turn-helix transcriptional regulator: protein MDLHDLTGYLIHRTDVRLMNYFKKKLKPYGMTPVRWTIISVLDTQKGITQKELAEVIDKKQTTIVEMIYAMEEKGLIKRIFSEQDRRSHYLFLTEKGEEIKKTLSPLVKDAHLFVTRQLSDEEIDQLKTLLNKVYNTPC from the coding sequence ATGGATTTACATGATTTAACAGGTTATCTTATTCATCGTACAGATGTAAGATTAATGAATTATTTTAAGAAAAAGCTCAAACCTTATGGCATGACTCCAGTGCGATGGACCATTATTAGCGTTCTAGACACTCAAAAAGGGATAACTCAAAAAGAACTAGCAGAAGTTATTGATAAGAAACAAACAACTATCGTAGAAATGATTTATGCTATGGAGGAAAAAGGACTAATAAAAAGAATATTCAGTGAACAGGATCGTCGCTCACATTATCTGTTTCTTACAGAAAAAGGGGAAGAGATAAAGAAGACCCTTTCGCCTTTAGTTAAAGACGCTCATCTCTTCGTTACGCGTCAATTAAGTGATGAAGAGATTGATCAACTCAAAACATTGTTAAATAAGGTATATAATACTCCATGTTAA
- a CDS encoding NAD(P)-dependent oxidoreductase, whose translation MNILILGATRRVGGQIVNHALHDRHHVTVLVRTPEKIQINNENLTIIQGNVLNKDDLVHAIDGVDVIISALNTDGTTTLSESMPLIIEAMKSEGIQRIITIGTAGILQSRSTPQSMRYQLRESKHKSVRAAKEHHEVYNMLKQSRLEWTIVCPTYLSDGESIGKYRVDYDFLPEGGTEISVSDTAEFTFSQTKSNDYIKSRVGIAY comes from the coding sequence ATGAATATTTTAATTTTAGGTGCAACTAGACGAGTTGGAGGTCAAATAGTGAATCATGCTCTTCATGACAGACATCATGTTACTGTATTAGTTCGCACTCCAGAGAAAATTCAAATAAATAATGAAAATTTAACGATTATTCAAGGGAATGTTTTAAATAAAGACGATCTTGTCCATGCAATAGATGGGGTTGATGTAATTATTAGTGCACTAAATACTGATGGGACAACTACTCTGTCAGAAAGTATGCCACTAATTATCGAAGCAATGAAAAGCGAAGGTATACAACGGATTATAACTATAGGAACTGCTGGTATCTTACAAAGTAGAAGCACTCCACAATCAATGCGTTATCAGTTAAGGGAATCAAAGCATAAGTCAGTCCGTGCAGCAAAAGAACATCATGAAGTTTACAATATGCTAAAACAATCCAGACTCGAATGGACAATTGTCTGCCCTACGTATTTGTCGGATGGAGAAAGCATAGGTAAATATCGCGTGGACTATGACTTTTTGCCAGAGGGCGGAACTGAAATATCCGTGTCAGATACAGCAGAATTTACATTTAGCCAGACAAAAAGTAACGATTACATAAAATCACGTGTAGGTATCGCCTACTAA
- a CDS encoding MFS transporter has product MINRNILFLFALILAAFNLRPGITSVSPVLHGITKELGMSSTLASLLTSIPLLCFGFCSLFAGRLANRYQSEKIITFFIACIGIATFLRVFTNSSIYLLITALLIGAGIGIVSPLLSGFIKSYFPEKAASMIGIYSTSMVVGASISIGLTTPLQHWLNNSWKNGLAFWSILALLAIPLWFMVIKHSHTHTSKFSQKRNASLPLKNKKAWLLTSFVGLVTLLFYCFAAWLPAIVEEKGWTPAFGGLVGTIVMIAQLPATLLLPSLLRVIPSRRFWITFFTFSVIIGLSLLCFTNLTPIVSSICLGIGGGGLVSLTLLLPIDKASSPMEASTWSAMTQAIGYMIGAVGPFIIGFLHDYLGSFVPTLYLLIIIGFIVILLGWKITKPAKVKVESLPVK; this is encoded by the coding sequence ATGATTAATCGTAATATATTATTTCTATTTGCACTTATACTAGCTGCATTTAACCTTAGGCCTGGTATAACTTCAGTTAGCCCAGTTTTACATGGGATAACGAAGGAACTAGGTATGAGTTCTACTTTAGCTAGTTTGCTCACTTCTATTCCTTTATTATGTTTTGGTTTTTGTTCGTTATTTGCTGGCCGTTTAGCAAATCGTTATCAATCAGAGAAAATTATTACATTTTTTATAGCCTGTATAGGTATTGCAACGTTTCTACGCGTCTTTACAAATTCCTCAATCTACCTATTAATAACGGCTTTATTAATTGGTGCAGGAATTGGTATTGTAAGTCCTTTACTTTCTGGTTTCATCAAAAGTTACTTTCCAGAGAAGGCAGCATCTATGATCGGCATATATTCTACTTCAATGGTAGTTGGTGCATCCATTTCTATTGGGCTAACCACACCACTTCAACACTGGCTCAATAATTCATGGAAAAATGGATTAGCATTTTGGAGTATTCTTGCTCTACTCGCTATTCCACTTTGGTTTATGGTAATAAAACACTCTCATACGCATACAAGTAAATTTTCACAAAAGAGGAATGCTTCTTTACCATTAAAAAATAAAAAGGCCTGGTTATTAACTTCTTTTGTAGGACTTGTAACTCTTTTATTTTATTGTTTTGCAGCATGGCTACCAGCAATTGTAGAGGAAAAAGGGTGGACGCCAGCATTTGGTGGTCTTGTAGGTACAATAGTTATGATTGCACAGCTACCAGCTACTCTTTTGTTGCCTAGTCTTTTGAGAGTAATACCGAGTAGAAGATTTTGGATTACATTCTTTACTTTTAGTGTAATTATTGGTTTATCCCTTTTATGTTTTACAAACTTAACACCTATTGTTTCAAGTATATGTTTAGGGATTGGTGGCGGCGGTCTTGTCTCGCTAACCTTATTGTTACCAATAGATAAGGCATCTTCCCCTATGGAAGCAAGTACTTGGTCAGCGATGACTCAAGCGATTGGATATATGATTGGTGCAGTGGGCCCATTTATAATTGGATTTCTTCATGATTATCTAGGAAGTTTCGTTCCGACATTATATCTTCTTATAATTATAGGATTCATTGTTATCTTACTAGGATGGAAAATCACTAAACCAGCTAAGGTTAAAGTAGAGAGCCTACCTGTGAAATAA
- a CDS encoding LysR family transcriptional regulator, with the protein MNKSQIQLIVQISETGSFTKAGEELHMTQPAVSRAVAAIESELGTTLIKRNKKNGLFFTDVGELILIIFRNILCELQKVDELIAAEKGLEIGKVHIGAYPTACTRFIPKIIRTMEDKYPGLEVKLSEGSVDQVKEWLRSKSIDVGIIIPPDKDFDIVPLMKDQLIVIMHSSHPLYEKETIGIPDLQGEDIILGRGGYEVQVHDLFKEFKLKPQIRFEVDYIDTALSMVQEGLGITITTKKNILSLPEQVVFRELKPNTFREINIAALDIKGISKATDAFIQTARTLFTNEDA; encoded by the coding sequence ATGAATAAATCACAAATTCAACTTATTGTTCAGATATCGGAAACAGGAAGTTTTACAAAAGCTGGTGAGGAACTACATATGACACAACCTGCGGTAAGTCGTGCCGTAGCAGCTATTGAATCAGAATTAGGAACGACGTTGATTAAGAGAAATAAGAAGAATGGATTATTTTTTACGGATGTTGGAGAGCTTATATTAATTATTTTTAGAAATATTCTGTGTGAATTACAAAAAGTAGATGAATTAATTGCGGCTGAAAAAGGATTAGAAATTGGAAAGGTTCATATTGGAGCTTACCCAACTGCTTGTACTAGGTTTATTCCCAAAATTATACGTACAATGGAAGATAAGTATCCCGGTCTAGAAGTCAAGCTCTCAGAAGGAAGTGTAGATCAAGTGAAAGAGTGGTTACGTTCTAAATCCATTGATGTAGGAATTATTATTCCTCCTGATAAAGATTTTGATATCGTACCCTTAATGAAAGATCAATTGATTGTAATTATGCACTCGAGTCATCCTTTATATGAGAAAGAAACAATAGGTATTCCCGATTTACAAGGTGAAGATATAATCCTTGGAAGAGGCGGTTATGAGGTACAAGTCCATGATTTATTCAAAGAATTTAAATTGAAGCCTCAAATACGATTTGAAGTTGATTATATAGACACGGCGTTAAGTATGGTACAAGAAGGGTTAGGGATTACAATTACAACTAAAAAAAATATTTTGTCGCTACCAGAACAAGTAGTTTTTCGTGAGTTGAAGCCAAACACGTTCAGAGAAATTAATATAGCAGCGCTAGATATTAAAGGTATATCAAAAGCAACAGATGCCTTTATCCAAACAGCTCGTACTCTTTTTACTAACGAAGATGCTTAA
- a CDS encoding winged helix-turn-helix transcriptional regulator: MARSWFTQPPEEHKEVCPVTQTQDIIAGKWKIIILWHLSTKTRRFNELQRLLPNISKGILTRQLRELEEDQMVHREVYKEVPPKVEYSLTPLGKSFLPILHSMGEWSKKYLKSK; this comes from the coding sequence ATGGCACGAAGTTGGTTCACTCAACCTCCAGAAGAGCATAAAGAAGTTTGTCCAGTTACACAAACTCAAGACATAATTGCAGGAAAATGGAAAATCATCATTTTATGGCATTTAAGCACAAAAACCAGGAGATTTAATGAACTTCAAAGGCTGCTACCTAATATTTCAAAAGGAATCCTAACACGTCAGCTAAGAGAATTAGAAGAAGACCAAATGGTACACAGAGAAGTATATAAAGAAGTTCCTCCAAAAGTAGAATACTCTTTAACACCCTTAGGGAAAAGTTTCCTTCCTATCCTGCATAGTATGGGCGAATGGAGCAAAAAATATTTAAAGAGTAAATAA
- a CDS encoding NAD(P)H-dependent oxidoreductase, giving the protein MKHLIVYAHPNPESLNHAILDTTVNTLKKNGHEVVVRDLYALDFQPVLKPEDTEAMKAGHTPNDIKTEQEFISEADAITFIYPIWWTGLPAILKGYVDRVFAYGFAYAPGEEGIIKLLKGKKGFIINTHGTPNEVYDEIGMTAGLKITSDIGIFDFTGIETVEHLLFGSIGYLDEEGYKGMLNKVEDTINRHFS; this is encoded by the coding sequence ATGAAACATCTTATTGTTTATGCACATCCAAATCCAGAAAGCTTAAACCATGCAATCTTGGATACAACAGTTAATACATTAAAGAAAAACGGTCACGAAGTTGTTGTACGTGATTTATATGCACTGGATTTTCAACCTGTATTGAAACCAGAAGATACTGAAGCTATGAAAGCAGGACACACTCCTAATGATATTAAAACAGAACAAGAATTTATTTCTGAAGCAGACGCTATAACATTTATTTATCCTATTTGGTGGACAGGTCTTCCAGCCATTCTTAAAGGATATGTAGATCGAGTATTTGCATACGGGTTTGCTTATGCTCCTGGTGAAGAAGGGATCATTAAGCTTTTGAAAGGTAAAAAAGGCTTTATCATTAATACTCACGGCACTCCTAATGAAGTTTACGATGAGATTGGAATGACTGCTGGTCTGAAAATAACATCTGACATTGGAATATTTGATTTCACTGGAATTGAGACTGTAGAACATTTACTGTTTGGAAGTATTGGATACCTTGATGAAGAAGGATATAAAGGTATGTTAAACAAAGTTGAAGATACAATTAATCGTCATTTCTCATAA